The Opitutaceae bacterium DNA segment CGTGAAGAGCAGCTATTACCGGAACCCGGGATCGCCCCGGAAAAGGCGGCGCGCTTGCGCAAGCTCAACGCCATTTCGCGTCCGCTCGACAGGAAATTCCTGGCGGATTTCCTGATCGATTTTTCATGGGCCTCGTCGTTGCTCGAGGGCGGCACTTATTCGGCCATCGATACCCAGGCGCTGATCGAATACGGCCAACGCAATCCGGACAAACCGGTCGAGGATGCGCTGCTCATTCTCAATCACAAGAATGCCATCGAGTATTTGTGGTCGCACCGGGAACTGACCGTCGAAACAGTGTGCCGGCTCCATTCCCTGCTTACGGATCGGCACGGTCTTGCCGAGGCGGCGGATTCGGAGCATTTCCTCCCAGACGGGCAGCGCGGTGTGCCGAGGGAATACGAGGAAGTGCGGCTGGGGCGTTCGGCATACGGGCCGCCTTTCCGCCCCGGGACGGGGTACATTGGCAGGGGACTGGCGCTGGTTGTCGATACGGCCGTCGAACTGGAACCTGTTGCGGCGGCGCTTTATTTGATGACCCGCCTTCCCTATCTGCAGGCCTTCGCAAACGGCAACAAGAGGACTTCCCGCCTTGCCGCCAATCTGCCCTTGCTGGCGGCAGGCATGCTGCCGATATCGTTCGTGGACTTCATGAAGGCGGACTATGTGCTCGGGATGTCCGCCTTTTACGAACTTGGCGATATCCAGATCATCGAGCGGGTTTTCATCCAAGGTTATGTGAGGTCGATCGTTCGCGGCAGCGATTTGCCGGCATCCGTTCGGGTCAGCGGCTTCAAGGTGGATGAGGTTGTGGGAGAACTGGTGAAGTATGTGCAGTCGGGCCGTATGCCGGAACACCCTGCTGCGGCCCTGTTCCTAACATGACCACCTACGCCGTCGGCGACATCCAGGGCTGCTTCGATTCCTTCCGGCGCCTCCT contains these protein-coding regions:
- a CDS encoding Fic family protein; this encodes NNIVKMARTKALSAEDLMRAIVVAGPYGAAPDALGTRFAGISRSTLNRRLRNLVNEGRIEAIGKGPGIRYVSGAQFPEEDVRRYFETDWQARPSVGFREEQLLPEPGIAPEKAARLRKLNAISRPLDRKFLADFLIDFSWASSLLEGGTYSAIDTQALIEYGQRNPDKPVEDALLILNHKNAIEYLWSHRELTVETVCRLHSLLTDRHGLAEAADSEHFLPDGQRGVPREYEEVRLGRSAYGPPFRPGTGYIGRGLALVVDTAVELEPVAAALYLMTRLPYLQAFANGNKRTSRLAANLPLLAAGMLPISFVDFMKADYVLGMSAFYELGDIQIIERVFIQGYVRSIVRGSDLPASVRVSGFKVDEVVGELVKYVQSGRMPEHPAAALFLT